The proteins below come from a single Ovis aries strain OAR_USU_Benz2616 breed Rambouillet chromosome 18, ARS-UI_Ramb_v3.0, whole genome shotgun sequence genomic window:
- the ZFAND6 gene encoding AN1-type zinc finger protein 6: protein MAQETNHSQVPMLCSTGCGFYGNPRTNGMCSVCYKEHLQRQNSSNGRISPPAPSVTSLSESLPVQCTDGSVPEAQSALDSAASSMQPSPVSNQSLLSESVASSQVDSTSVDKAIPETEALQASVSETAQQASEEQSKSLEKPKQKKNRCFMCRKKVGLTGFECRCGNVYCGVHRYSDVHNCSYNYKADAAEKIRKENPVVVGEKIQKI from the exons ATGGCTCAAGAAACTAATCACAGCCAAGTGCCTATGCTTTGTTCCACTGGCTGCGGATTTTATGGAAACCCTCGTACGAATGGCATGTGTTCAGTGTGTTATAAAGAACATCTTCAAAGACAGAATAGTAGTAATGGTAGAATAAGCCCACCTG CGCCTTCTGTCACAAGTCTGTCTGAGTCCTTACCAGTCCAGTGCACAGATGGTAGTGTCCCAGAGGCTCAGTCAGCACTCGACTCAGCAGCTTCATCTATGCAGCCAAG cCCTGTGTCAAATCAGTCACTTTTATCAGAATCTGTAGCGTCTTCCCAAGTGGACAGTACATCTGTGGACAAAGCAATACCTGAAACAGAAGCCCTCCAAG CTTCAGTATCAGAAACGGCACAGCAGGCATCTGAAGAGCAAAGCAAGTCTCttgaaaaaccaaaacagaaaaagaatcgCTGTTTCATGTGCAGAAAGAAAGTGGGACTTACTG GGTTTGAATGCCGGTGTGGAAATGTTTACTGTGGTGTACACCGTTACTCAGATGTACACAATTGCTCTTACAATTACAAAGCTGATGCTGCtgagaaaatcagaaaagaaaatccagtAGTTGTTGGTGAAAAGATCCAGAAGATTTGA